Proteins encoded in a region of the Zea mays cultivar B73 chromosome 2, Zm-B73-REFERENCE-NAM-5.0, whole genome shotgun sequence genome:
- the LOC103646135 gene encoding uncharacterized protein isoform X1 gives MGRFVFVLLILMCCSSSRFTGAYDPIDPNGNITIVWDFQSLDVAGMTPYTVMVSIHNYQMYRHIERPGWRLSWSWAGKEVIWSTTGAETTEQGDCSRVGSGGSRPHCCQKRPVMVDLPPGTPYNMQVANCCRGGVLSSLVQSDLTSAAAFQMVVGEFALARDSGGKEPEKPWQFDMGVPGYTCSNATTVAPTRIKVDKNRYVQALRDLLVLAVPGVGGAVVLRLHDDLLQRDDRRLPAVQLRLPRVPTVATMRQRRSTTTMVAGRRRRRAVVGADRLVLRAHVPDPGALAREDELPQVLAGEGDGVQLQPGEELQRLEPGAAAPQPAEPDAAVQLQLQASRRVRRLQRHGDVLGVTLLQRDAAAGRERAVGDDPGEGERLHLFRWLGVPAEGLLQRPRVRHAAGGPVPRTAQRSLGFAGAFLLPAATLLRCGVDSFASETC, from the exons ATGGGGCGCTTCGTCTTCGTCCTGCTAATCCTGATGTGCTGTTCCTCCTCCCGATTCACAG GTGCCTACGACCCCATAGATCCGAACGGGAACATCACGATCGTCTGGGATTTTCAGAGTCTCGACGTCGCGGGCATGACCCCGTACACG GTCATGGTGAGCATCCACAACTACCAGATGTACCGACACATCGAGCGTCCGGGGTGGCGGCTGAGCTGGAGCTGGGCCGGCAAGGAGGTCATCTGGAGCACGACGGGCGCGGAGACGACGGAGCAGGGCGACTGCTCCCGCGTCGGCAGCGGGGGCAGCCGCCCGCATTGCTGCCAGAAGCGGCCCGTCATGGTGGACCTGCCGCCTGGCACGCCGTACAACATGCAGGTCGCCAACTGCTGCCGGGGCGGCGTGCTGTCGTCTCTCGTCCAGAGCGACCTGACGTCCGCCGCCGCGTTCCAGATGGTGGTCGGCGAGTTCGCCCTCGCCAGGGACAGCGGCGGCAAGGAGCCCGAGAAGCCGTGGCAGTTCGACATGGGCGTGCCGGGGTACACCTGCAGCAACGCGACCACGGTGGCCCCGACCAGGATCAAGGTCGACAAGAACCGCTACGTCCAGGCGCTCC GTGACCTGCTCGTACTCGCAGTACCGGGCGTCGGCGGCGCCGTCGTGCTGCGTCTCCATGACGACCTTCTACAGCGAGACGATCGTAGATTGCCCGCGGTGCAGCTGCGGCTGCCAAGGGTCCCCACCGTCGCCACAATGCGTCAG CGTCGATCAACAACAACCATGGTTGCCGGCCGTCGGCGACGACGAGCCGTCGTCGGCGCCGATCGTCTGGTGCTCCGAGCACATGTGCCCGATCCGGGTGCACTGGCACGTGAAGACGAACTACCGCAAGTACTGGCGGGTGAAGGTGACGGTGTCCAACTACAACCTGGCGAGGAACTACAGCGACTGGAACCTGGTGCTGCAGCACCCCAACCTGCGGAGCCTGACGCAGCTGTTCAGCTTCAACTACAGGCCTCTCGTCGAGTACGGCGCCTACA ACGACACGGGGATGTTCTGGGGGTTACGTTACTACAACGAGATGCTGCTGCAGGACGGGAACGTGCAGTCGGAGATGATCCTGGAGAAGGAGAGCGACTTCACCTATTCCGGTGGCTGGGCGTTCCCGCGGAGGGTCTACTTCAACGGCCAAGAGTGCGTCATGCCGCCGGCGGACCAGTACCCCGTACTGCCCAACGGAGCCTCGGCTTTGCGGGGGCATTTTTGCTTCCTGCTGCTACTCTTCTTCGTTGTGGTGTAGACTCGTTTGCTTCAGAAACTTGCTAG
- the LOC103646135 gene encoding COBRA-like protein 7 isoform X2 — MGRFVFVLLILMCCSSSRFTGAYDPIDPNGNITIVWDFQSLDVAGMTPYTVMVSIHNYQMYRHIERPGWRLSWSWAGKEVIWSTTGAETTEQGDCSRVGSGGSRPHCCQKRPVMVDLPPGTPYNMQVANCCRGGVLSSLVQSDLTSAAAFQMVVGEFALARDSGGKEPEKPWQFDMGVPGYTCSNATTVAPTRIKVDKNRYVQALLTWQVTCSYSQYRASAAPSCCVSMTTFYSETIVDCPRCSCGCQGSPPSPQCVSVDQQQPWLPAVGDDEPSSAPIVWCSEHMCPIRVHWHVKTNYRKYWRVKVTVSNYNLARNYSDWNLVLQHPNLRSLTQLFSFNYRPLVEYGAYNDTGMFWGLRYYNEMLLQDGNVQSEMILEKESDFTYSGGWAFPRRVYFNGQECVMPPADQYPVLPNGASALRGHFCFLLLLFFVVV; from the exons ATGGGGCGCTTCGTCTTCGTCCTGCTAATCCTGATGTGCTGTTCCTCCTCCCGATTCACAG GTGCCTACGACCCCATAGATCCGAACGGGAACATCACGATCGTCTGGGATTTTCAGAGTCTCGACGTCGCGGGCATGACCCCGTACACG GTCATGGTGAGCATCCACAACTACCAGATGTACCGACACATCGAGCGTCCGGGGTGGCGGCTGAGCTGGAGCTGGGCCGGCAAGGAGGTCATCTGGAGCACGACGGGCGCGGAGACGACGGAGCAGGGCGACTGCTCCCGCGTCGGCAGCGGGGGCAGCCGCCCGCATTGCTGCCAGAAGCGGCCCGTCATGGTGGACCTGCCGCCTGGCACGCCGTACAACATGCAGGTCGCCAACTGCTGCCGGGGCGGCGTGCTGTCGTCTCTCGTCCAGAGCGACCTGACGTCCGCCGCCGCGTTCCAGATGGTGGTCGGCGAGTTCGCCCTCGCCAGGGACAGCGGCGGCAAGGAGCCCGAGAAGCCGTGGCAGTTCGACATGGGCGTGCCGGGGTACACCTGCAGCAACGCGACCACGGTGGCCCCGACCAGGATCAAGGTCGACAAGAACCGCTACGTCCAGGCGCTCC TGACATGGCAGGTGACCTGCTCGTACTCGCAGTACCGGGCGTCGGCGGCGCCGTCGTGCTGCGTCTCCATGACGACCTTCTACAGCGAGACGATCGTAGATTGCCCGCGGTGCAGCTGCGGCTGCCAAGGGTCCCCACCGTCGCCACAATGCGTCAG CGTCGATCAACAACAACCATGGTTGCCGGCCGTCGGCGACGACGAGCCGTCGTCGGCGCCGATCGTCTGGTGCTCCGAGCACATGTGCCCGATCCGGGTGCACTGGCACGTGAAGACGAACTACCGCAAGTACTGGCGGGTGAAGGTGACGGTGTCCAACTACAACCTGGCGAGGAACTACAGCGACTGGAACCTGGTGCTGCAGCACCCCAACCTGCGGAGCCTGACGCAGCTGTTCAGCTTCAACTACAGGCCTCTCGTCGAGTACGGCGCCTACA ACGACACGGGGATGTTCTGGGGGTTACGTTACTACAACGAGATGCTGCTGCAGGACGGGAACGTGCAGTCGGAGATGATCCTGGAGAAGGAGAGCGACTTCACCTATTCCGGTGGCTGGGCGTTCCCGCGGAGGGTCTACTTCAACGGCCAAGAGTGCGTCATGCCGCCGGCGGACCAGTACCCCGTACTGCCCAACGGAGCCTCGGCTTTGCGGGGGCATTTTTGCTTCCTGCTGCTACTCTTCTTCGTTGTGGTGTAG